The Petrotoga miotherma DSM 10691 genomic sequence GCATCTTTTCAAAAAGATTGCAGATGAAGTGTTCAAATTCGTTTGGTTCAGAATCAACTACTAAAACTCCTATATCAGCTTTGTAAAAAGCTCGTTTAGCCCTTTCAATTCTTTTTTCCCCGAGTTCACCTTCATCGTCTATTCCGGGGGTATCAATTAAAGTAACGGGCCCAATTGGTTGTAACTCCATGCTTTTATAGACTGGATCGGTAGTTGTTCCGGCAACGTTGGAAACAAGAGCTATTTCTTGGTTCACTATTGCGTTTATCAAAGAAGATTTTCCAACGTTTCTTCTTCCTGCTATAGCTATGTAGGTCCTATAACCGGATGTTGCTGGCATTCTTTTTCTCCTCCATTCGTTTTTGGGTTATTTTGGAAGGTGAGAAGCCTAATTGTTTGATTTTCTCATACGTTTCATAAAACTCTACTTTTATCTTATTATCATAGATGTTGTAATTTTTTCTATATACCTCTGGAGTTATGTTAACCATGATAACGTTACATCCTGCATAAAAACCTTGGTATTGTAAATCTGGAGAAATTGTTCCTAATGCGGTAGTGGTAGGTATTTGCGCCTTTGGAATACAAAACCTTGTAGCACAGTAAGCGTTTAAAGTTAATTCACCACTTCCACGAGGATGATCTTTTAACGGAGTGTTTTCAGTTGGGATAAAAGGACCCATACCTATCATCCTAAGATTTTCGTTTCTCATAAAAAGAATATCTTCTGCTATGTCTTCTAACGTTTGTCCCGGTAAACCTATAATATTACCCGAACCTGTCACATAACCCAGGGTATTCATGTACCTTAAGAGTTCTATTCTATTATCATAGCTTTTTTCAGGATGAATATTTTTAAAAATTTTTTTGTTGATAGTTTCATGTTTTAGAAGCACTCTTACTGCGCCAGCTTTTCTGAATTTTCTATACGACGAAAAGCTTCTTTCCCCAATGGATAAAGATACTGGTAAACTTGTTTTTTTTCTTATTTCTTTAATGAGGTAGATTAAATCATCATCTGTGTATTTATCATCTTCACCACTTTGAAGAATGATCGTATCTAAACCAAGTATCGCTGCCTGATTTGCCACTTCAATAATTTCATCGGGAGTCATCCGGTACCTTTGTATAATTGGATTCTTAGCTCTCAATCCACAATAGTAACAGTTTTTCTTACAATAATTTGAAAACTCGATAACTCCTTTAATGTTTATATAATCTCCTGTATACTCTTTTCTGATCAGATTTGCAACCTTGAAAAGTTCTTCTCGATCTTTATCATGTTTATTTAAAGACAAGATTTGGATGATGTGTTCTTTTTCAATGGTTTCATTAGATATAAAATAATTCACAATATTCTTAACTTTTTCAGAAAAATTAGTGTAATCAGCCCACTGGGATGGGGAATGTGGAACTTTACTCTGTAACTTTTTTAAAATCTCGTGATTTTGTAATTTCATATAATACATCCCTTTGCATCAAAAGTATAGATCTCTTTTTCCAGCCTTAACAAGATATATTCTTTCCAATAATTTCTCTTTAATGGGCCCATCATCCATATTTTTTAATTCTTCTTTGATCCTTTTTTCGATAGATATTCTGGTATTTTCCAGTGCGTAATCTTGTGCATATTCTAATAGAGTTAAAATAGCGTTGGGAGTACAAAACCTTTTCACAAATCCAGGTATTGCAAACTCCATGAAATGCTCACCAGTTCTCCCCATACGATAGCATGCGGTACAAAATGAAGGAAGATAACCTTCGATCGCTAATTCATTTATTACAGCGTCTAAACTCCTTTGGTCACCTAAGGTGAATTGGCTTTTTCTATAGGCTTCTTGGTCTTCTGTTGAATATGCTCCAATCCCAATGTTAGAACCAGCATCGATTTGTGAAACTCCTAACTTTAATATCTCGTTTCTTATATGGGAAGGTTCCCTTGCTGTTAAAATTAAACCAGTATAGGGTACAGCCAACCTTAAAATTGCCACTATCTTTTTGAATTCATTATCATTAACAAGGTAGGGAGGTTGCTCAGATAAAGGGGTATTTAAGGCTGGTTCCATTCGTGGAAAGGAAATTGTATGTGGACCAAATCCAAAGCGTTCTTCCAAATGTATGGTGTGAGATATAAGTCCCATAACCTCAAATTTATAATCGTAAAGTCCAAATAAGGCACCGATCCCAACGTCGTCCATACCTGCAGCTATTGCTCTGTCTAATCCGTATAGTCTCCATATATAACTTGATTTTGGCCCCTTTGGATGAACTTTCTTATATGTTTCATAATGATAAGTTTCTTGAAAAATTTGAAACGTTCCTATACCTACTTCTTTTATTTTTTTGTAATCATCAATTGTCTGAGGGGCAGCATTAATATTCACCCTTCTGATCTCACCGTTTCTGTTTTTAGTTTTGTATACAGTTTCTACGGTTTTAGCGATGAAATCCGCATCGTAGTCAGGATGTTCGCCATATACTAATATCAATCTTTTGTGACCTTTGTTTTCAAGGGCTCTTACTTCTTTCTCTAATTGTTCAAAACTAAGGGTATTTCTAAAAATTTCGCTGTTACTTGATCTAAAACCACAGTATTCACAATTGTTTATGCATTTGTTTCCAATATAAAGAGGGGCAAATAACACTATTCTATTCCCATATATGTTCTTTTTTAATGTTCTTGCTCCTTCAAAAATCTCTTCTAACGTTTCATCATCTTCAACGTTTAAAAGTGTTGCGACTTCATCCGAATCCAATCTTTCTTTTGATAACGATTTTTGAATAATGTCTCTGACTTTTAATCTACTTGGGGATTTCATTTCTTCCAAGAGCTTAAATATTTCATCTTCTTTGATAAAAGATTTTTGATTTGCCTTATCTCTTACCCAAAACACTTAATCAACCTCCCATATTTGTGGATTATACGGTCTTTAGAATCTCTAAATTTTATATATAGCGCTCCTTCGCCCCGCAGCCCACCCATAAGGATGGAGAATCAGCGTTTCGCCTGCTCCCACTCCAGGGAAGAGTTTTGCCCTGTTACCTTTTTAAAATCAAATTCTTATTTTATAGGATCATTTCATTTCTTAAGTAAATGTATCTAGTAAATATGTGAAATTTTTAACATACTACCTTAAAAAAAATGGTGGAGACGGCGGGAATCGAACCCGCGTCCGAAAACAGGCGAAGTCGGCTTCTCCGAGCGCAGTCCGCAATCAGCTTTCGGAAATTGTGACTTTGCGGACCGAGTCACAATTTCCTATTACCCATTGATACTTCTAAAATCCGGGTAAGAGATTTTAGAAGTGGAACCTTTTTCTGACGCCTCATTCCTCAAGAGAGGTTCCAAGAAAACTTGAGGAGAGACGAGCTGCCGTCTACGCAGCAGCTAATGCTAATTCTGGTTCTTCGGCATTTCAATATTTTTTCGTTTTTTACGAGGTTTCAGACTCCTCGACTCGCTTCCCGACTTCAGCCTATTCCCGTCGAACCCAATCGTCCCCATACTTTATTCTTTGACCCCGTTCGGGGTGAATTTTTTTTACTGGGATACATCTATATTATAACAAATTTTTAGTCCAAAATCAAGACCTTTTGAGATGCAACTCCAGCTTTTCGGATATTTCAGGGTCACGTTCTTGTAGGTATGGAACTAAATCAAAATTCTTAGTCAAGATTTTTGTTATTGAATCCAAAATAAGTACTTT encodes the following:
- the hydG gene encoding [FeFe] hydrogenase H-cluster radical SAM maturase HydG, producing the protein MFWVRDKANQKSFIKEDEIFKLLEEMKSPSRLKVRDIIQKSLSKERLDSDEVATLLNVEDDETLEEIFEGARTLKKNIYGNRIVLFAPLYIGNKCINNCEYCGFRSSNSEIFRNTLSFEQLEKEVRALENKGHKRLILVYGEHPDYDADFIAKTVETVYKTKNRNGEIRRVNINAAPQTIDDYKKIKEVGIGTFQIFQETYHYETYKKVHPKGPKSSYIWRLYGLDRAIAAGMDDVGIGALFGLYDYKFEVMGLISHTIHLEERFGFGPHTISFPRMEPALNTPLSEQPPYLVNDNEFKKIVAILRLAVPYTGLILTAREPSHIRNEILKLGVSQIDAGSNIGIGAYSTEDQEAYRKSQFTLGDQRSLDAVINELAIEGYLPSFCTACYRMGRTGEHFMEFAIPGFVKRFCTPNAILTLLEYAQDYALENTRISIEKRIKEELKNMDDGPIKEKLLERIYLVKAGKRDLYF
- the hydE gene encoding [FeFe] hydrogenase H-cluster radical SAM maturase HydE, translated to MKLQNHEILKKLQSKVPHSPSQWADYTNFSEKVKNIVNYFISNETIEKEHIIQILSLNKHDKDREELFKVANLIRKEYTGDYINIKGVIEFSNYCKKNCYYCGLRAKNPIIQRYRMTPDEIIEVANQAAILGLDTIILQSGEDDKYTDDDLIYLIKEIRKKTSLPVSLSIGERSFSSYRKFRKAGAVRVLLKHETINKKIFKNIHPEKSYDNRIELLRYMNTLGYVTGSGNIIGLPGQTLEDIAEDILFMRNENLRMIGMGPFIPTENTPLKDHPRGSGELTLNAYCATRFCIPKAQIPTTTALGTISPDLQYQGFYAGCNVIMVNITPEVYRKNYNIYDNKIKVEFYETYEKIKQLGFSPSKITQKRMEEKKNASNIRL